The Streptomyces sp. NBC_01275 genome has a segment encoding these proteins:
- the folK gene encoding 2-amino-4-hydroxy-6-hydroxymethyldihydropteridine diphosphokinase has protein sequence MTAFFTAGQSDPTVQPVPASVVEKVDAADTTLHNPQRAVISLGANLGNRLETLQGAIDALEDTPGVRIKAVSPVYETVPWGVEPGSQPSYFNAVVVLKTTLPPSSLLERAHAVEEAFHRVRDERWGARTLDVDIVAYADVVDDDPHLTLPHPRAHERAFVLAPWHDVDPEALLPGRGPVADLLDAVTREGVAPRKDLELHLPA, from the coding sequence ATGACCGCGTTCTTCACCGCGGGTCAGAGCGACCCGACCGTACAGCCGGTACCCGCCTCCGTCGTCGAGAAGGTCGACGCCGCCGACACGACCCTGCACAACCCGCAGCGGGCAGTGATCTCTCTCGGCGCCAACCTCGGCAACCGGCTGGAGACCCTCCAGGGCGCCATCGACGCCCTCGAGGACACACCCGGCGTGCGCATCAAGGCCGTCTCCCCGGTGTACGAGACGGTGCCCTGGGGCGTCGAGCCCGGCAGCCAGCCCTCGTACTTCAACGCGGTCGTCGTCCTGAAGACCACCCTGCCCCCGTCGTCGCTCCTGGAGCGGGCGCACGCGGTCGAGGAGGCCTTCCACCGCGTACGGGACGAACGCTGGGGCGCGCGCACCCTCGACGTCGACATCGTCGCGTACGCAGACGTCGTCGACGACGATCCGCACCTCACCCTTCCTCATCCCCGCGCCCACGAACGCGCGTTCGTGCTGGCCCCCTGGCACGACGTGGACCCCGAGGCACTGCTGCCCGGTCGCGGCCCGGTCGCCGATCTCCTCGACGCCGTCACCCGCGAGGGCGTCGCGCCCCGCAAGGACCTGGAACTCCACCTGCCCGCGTAG
- a CDS encoding PH domain-containing protein — MEGTPDAPDAPPARAVVEHRLHPVTPFRRAWAPVAVLVGWAVHDPNQAQEQLTRLTTTTLLIALAVLLPAAAAYGFLSWWFTHFAVTDAELRIRTGLLFRRTAHIRLERIQAIDVTQPLLARIAGVAKLRLDVVGVDKKDELAFLGEAEARALRAELLARAAGFAPETAHEIGEAPARELLRVPTRRLAISLVLTGATWGALAAALVLPPVLWLATHSVVTVLVTGVPLLGAAGASSVGRFVGEYDWTVGESPDGLRIDHGLLDRTHETVPPGRVQTVRIVQPLLWRRRGWVRVELAVAGSANSVLVPVAPREAAEAVIARVLPGVTVPAAASLTRPPRRAGRCVPVWWRGYGIAVTDSVFAARQGLLRRSLALVPHAKVQSVRLTQGPWQRLWRVADVHVDTGANKTVTARLRDVQEAAELLRGQAERSRTGRRDARPDRWMA, encoded by the coding sequence CTGGAAGGTACGCCCGACGCGCCCGACGCGCCCCCCGCGCGGGCCGTCGTCGAGCACCGCCTGCACCCCGTCACGCCCTTCCGGCGGGCGTGGGCGCCTGTCGCGGTGCTCGTCGGCTGGGCGGTGCACGACCCGAACCAGGCACAGGAGCAGCTGACCCGGCTGACCACGACGACCCTGCTGATCGCGCTCGCCGTACTCCTCCCGGCGGCCGCCGCCTACGGCTTCCTGAGCTGGTGGTTCACCCACTTCGCGGTGACGGACGCCGAACTGCGCATCCGGACCGGCCTGCTGTTCCGGCGCACCGCGCATATCCGTCTGGAGCGCATCCAGGCGATCGACGTCACCCAGCCGCTGCTCGCGCGGATCGCGGGCGTCGCGAAGCTCCGGCTCGACGTCGTCGGCGTCGACAAGAAGGACGAACTGGCCTTCCTGGGCGAGGCGGAGGCACGCGCGCTGCGGGCCGAGCTGCTCGCGCGGGCGGCGGGTTTCGCGCCCGAGACAGCGCACGAGATAGGCGAGGCTCCCGCGCGCGAGCTGCTGCGCGTGCCCACGCGCCGGCTCGCGATCTCGCTGGTGCTGACCGGCGCGACCTGGGGCGCGCTGGCCGCCGCGCTCGTCCTGCCGCCGGTCCTGTGGCTGGCCACCCACAGTGTGGTCACGGTGCTGGTGACCGGTGTGCCGTTGCTCGGCGCGGCGGGCGCGAGCAGCGTGGGGCGGTTCGTCGGCGAGTACGACTGGACGGTCGGCGAGTCGCCGGACGGGCTGCGTATCGACCACGGGCTGCTGGACCGCACGCACGAGACGGTGCCGCCCGGACGCGTGCAGACCGTGCGGATCGTCCAGCCGCTGCTGTGGCGGCGGCGCGGCTGGGTGCGCGTCGAGCTGGCGGTGGCCGGCTCGGCGAACTCGGTGCTCGTGCCGGTCGCCCCGCGCGAGGCCGCGGAGGCCGTCATCGCGCGCGTGCTGCCCGGGGTGACCGTCCCGGCGGCGGCCTCGCTCACGCGCCCGCCGCGGCGGGCCGGGCGGTGCGTGCCGGTGTGGTGGCGGGGCTACGGGATCGCCGTCACGGACTCGGTGTTCGCCGCACGGCAGGGGCTGTTGCGGCGGAGCCTCGCGCTCGTGCCGCACGCCAAGGTCCAGAGCGTACGGCTGACGCAGGGGCCCTGGCAGCGTCTCTGGCGCGTCGCGGACGTCCATGTGGACACGGGGGCCAACAAGACCGTCACGGCGCGGCTGAGGGACGTGCAGGAGGCCGCGGAGCTGCTGCGGGGGCAGGCGGAGCGGTCGCGGACCGGGCGAAGGGACGCCCGGCCCGACCGGTGGATGGCCTGA
- a CDS encoding DUF3180 domain-containing protein, producing MRELRIRVLAGVFIVAGILSWAGARLWNSIGTLPSVPLAAPIVLALIAAVLLATALSLRARLKAQRERRPEAKGVDPLMAARSVVFGQASALVAALVAGMYGGTGAFLLEQLDIPARRDQAIYAGFSVVAGIAVIAAAIFLERVCKLPEDDDHDKGAASPA from the coding sequence GTGAGAGAGCTGCGCATCAGGGTGCTGGCAGGCGTGTTCATCGTTGCCGGAATCCTGTCCTGGGCGGGCGCCCGCCTCTGGAACTCGATCGGGACCCTGCCCAGCGTCCCGCTGGCCGCACCCATCGTCCTGGCCCTGATCGCCGCGGTCCTGCTGGCCACCGCGCTCTCGCTGCGCGCCCGCCTCAAGGCGCAGCGCGAGCGCCGGCCCGAGGCCAAGGGCGTCGACCCCCTGATGGCGGCCCGTTCCGTCGTCTTCGGCCAGGCCAGCGCCCTGGTCGCCGCCCTCGTCGCCGGCATGTACGGCGGCACGGGCGCCTTCCTGCTGGAGCAGCTCGACATCCCCGCCCGCCGCGACCAGGCCATCTACGCCGGCTTCTCCGTCGTCGCGGGCATCGCGGTCATAGCGGCGGCCATCTTCCTGGAGCGGGTCTGCAAGCTCCCGGAGGACGACGACCACGACAAGGGAGCTGCGTCACCGGCGTGA
- a CDS encoding esterase family protein, whose translation MGLTSNNVLLLAILFAVLLFAGTVWLWPRLARRGWRPVSGRVGLLLATQLALFLSVGLFANQAFGFYASWADLLGKETEPGVVVDHTAAGGSAGPVQVIDTRRVDGAGSGRPRSAGQIQKIAVTGRTTHIVSPAYVYLPPEYFDPQYRTRTFPAAVILTGYPGTAEALVDKLHYPRTARQLAKDGRMQPMILVMLRPTVAPPRDTECVDVPGGPQTESFFAKDLPDAVTAHYRVGKKPGSWGVIGDSTGGYCALKLAMHHPDVYAAGAGLSAYYKAPIDPTTGNLFRGDATLRGEADLHWYLKHRPAPDTSLLVTSSKVGESNYKATLKFIDQVKATNRTRISSIILESGGHNFNTWRREIPPTLQWISGRLSDR comes from the coding sequence ATGGGTCTCACGAGCAACAATGTGCTGCTGCTGGCAATCCTGTTCGCAGTACTGCTGTTCGCCGGCACGGTGTGGCTGTGGCCACGCCTGGCCCGGCGCGGCTGGCGGCCCGTCAGTGGACGCGTCGGCCTGCTGCTCGCCACCCAGTTGGCGCTCTTCCTGTCAGTGGGCCTCTTCGCCAACCAGGCCTTCGGCTTCTACGCCAGCTGGGCGGACCTGCTGGGCAAGGAGACCGAGCCGGGCGTGGTCGTCGACCACACGGCGGCCGGCGGCTCGGCGGGGCCGGTGCAGGTGATCGACACCCGGCGCGTGGACGGCGCGGGCAGCGGGCGGCCGCGGTCCGCCGGGCAGATACAGAAGATCGCCGTCACCGGCCGCACGACGCACATCGTCTCGCCCGCGTACGTGTACCTGCCGCCGGAGTACTTCGACCCGCAGTACCGCACGCGTACGTTCCCCGCGGCCGTGATCCTCACCGGCTACCCGGGTACGGCGGAGGCGCTCGTGGACAAGCTGCACTATCCGCGCACCGCGCGGCAGCTCGCCAAGGACGGGCGCATGCAGCCGATGATCCTGGTGATGCTGCGGCCGACCGTGGCGCCGCCGCGGGACACGGAGTGCGTGGACGTCCCGGGCGGACCGCAGACCGAGTCGTTCTTCGCGAAGGACCTGCCCGACGCCGTGACGGCCCACTACAGAGTCGGCAAGAAGCCCGGCAGCTGGGGTGTCATCGGGGACTCCACGGGCGGTTACTGCGCGCTGAAGCTGGCGATGCACCACCCCGACGTGTATGCGGCCGGCGCGGGCCTGTCGGCGTACTACAAGGCGCCGATCGACCCGACCACCGGCAACCTCTTCCGCGGCGACGCGACCCTGCGGGGCGAGGCGGATCTGCACTGGTATCTGAAGCACCGGCCCGCGCCCGACACCTCGCTGCTCGTGACCAGCAGCAAAGTGGGCGAATCCAACTACAAGGCCACGCTGAAGTTCATAGACCAGGTGAAGGCCACGAACAGGACCAGGATCTCGTCGATCATCCTGGAAAGCGGCGGGCACAACTTCAACACCTGGCGGCGCGAGATTCCGCCCACGCTGCAGTGGATCAGCGGGCGGCTGAGCGACCGGTGA
- a CDS encoding nuclear transport factor 2 family protein has translation MSAPHTDVEQVEAANTAFYEALERGDFETVSSLWLTPTDLGVDEEYHDPADTGVISCVHPGWPVLTGRGEVLRSYALIMANTDYIQFFLTDVHVSVTGDTALVTCTENILSGGPAPVEGEELGPLVGQLVVATNVFRRTPDGWKLWSHHASPVLAENDEDDEDGDADGDSPSP, from the coding sequence GTGAGCGCCCCCCACACCGACGTCGAGCAGGTCGAGGCCGCCAACACCGCCTTCTACGAGGCCCTGGAGCGAGGCGACTTCGAGACGGTCTCCTCGCTCTGGCTCACCCCGACCGACCTGGGCGTCGACGAGGAGTACCACGACCCGGCGGACACCGGCGTGATCTCCTGCGTGCACCCGGGCTGGCCGGTGCTCACCGGCCGCGGCGAGGTGCTGCGGTCGTACGCGCTGATCATGGCGAACACCGACTACATCCAGTTCTTCCTCACCGACGTGCATGTCTCGGTCACCGGTGACACCGCCCTGGTGACCTGCACGGAGAACATCCTCAGCGGCGGGCCCGCGCCGGTGGAGGGCGAGGAGCTCGGGCCGCTCGTGGGCCAGCTCGTCGTCGCCACGAACGTGTTCCGGCGCACCCCGGACGGCTGGAAGCTGTGGTCCCACCACGCCTCCCCGGTCCTGGCCGAGAACGACGAGGACGACGAGGACGGAGACGCGGACGGGGACTCCCCCTCCCCATAG
- the folE gene encoding GTP cyclohydrolase I FolE, with protein MTDPVTLDGEGAIGEFDEKRAENAVRELLIAVGEDPDREGLRETPARVARAYREIFAGLWQKPEDVLTTTFDLGHDEMVLVKDIEVLSSCEHHLVPFVGVAHVGYIPSTDGKITGLSKLARLVDVYARRPQVQERLTTQIADSLMKILEPRGVIVVVECEHMCMSMRGVRKPGAKTITSAVRGQLRDPATRNEAMSLIMAR; from the coding sequence ATGACCGACCCCGTGACGCTGGACGGCGAGGGCGCCATCGGCGAGTTCGACGAGAAGCGCGCCGAGAACGCCGTACGGGAGCTGCTGATCGCGGTCGGCGAGGATCCGGACCGAGAGGGTCTGCGGGAGACGCCGGCGCGGGTGGCGCGGGCCTACCGGGAGATATTCGCGGGGCTGTGGCAGAAGCCCGAGGACGTGCTGACGACGACGTTCGACCTGGGGCACGACGAGATGGTCCTGGTGAAGGACATCGAGGTGCTCAGCAGCTGTGAGCATCACCTCGTGCCGTTCGTCGGCGTGGCCCACGTCGGGTACATCCCGTCCACGGACGGCAAGATCACGGGCCTGTCCAAGCTGGCCCGGCTGGTGGACGTCTACGCTCGTCGCCCGCAGGTGCAGGAACGACTCACCACGCAGATCGCCGACTCCCTGATGAAGATCCTGGAGCCGCGTGGGGTGATCGTCGTCGTCGAGTGCGAGCACATGTGCATGTCGATGCGAGGGGTGCGCAAGCCCGGGGCCAAGACCATCACCTCGGCGGTGCGCGGTCAGCTCCGTGACCCCGCCACCCGCAACGAGGCGATGAGCCTGATCATGGCGCGCTGA
- the ftsH gene encoding ATP-dependent zinc metalloprotease FtsH, which yields MDVKRYFRGPVMWIVLAVLAVVVLMQVVGSSGGYKTVDTGQVIAAINDNKVESAKLTTGDEQTIKATLKDGTKIEGSSKIQASYIGDQGVTIANTLQTKYQDKQIPDGYTVSPTKQNAFVGILLSLLPFVLIVVVFLFLMNQMQGGGSRVMNFGKSKAKLITKDTPKTTFADVAGSDEAVEELHEIKEFLQEPAKFQAVGAKIPKGVLLYGPPGTGKTLLARAVAGEAGVPFYSISGSDFVEMFVGVGASRVRDLFEQAKANAPAIVFVDEIDAVGRHRGAGLGGGHDEREQTLNQLLVEMDGFDVKGGVILIAATNRPDILDPALLRPGRFDRQIAVDRPDMQGRLEILKVHQKGKPVAPDVDLGAVARRTPGFTGADLANVLNEAALLTARSDKKLIDNHSLDEAIDRVVAGPQKRTRIMSDKEKKITAYHEGGHALVAAASPNSDPVHKITILSRGRALGYTMVLPDEDKYSTTRNEMLDQLAYMLGGRAAEELVFHDPTTGAANDIEKATATARAMVTQYGMTERLGAIKFGGDNTEPFLGREMAHQRDYSEEVAALVDEEVKKLIENAHNEAWEILVENRDVLDNLVLQLLERETLGKEEIAEVFASIVKRPARPAWTGSSRRTPSTRPPVLSPRELALTNGANGATPAISTAKSTAAESAPVAEPAPEDRPES from the coding sequence ATGGACGTGAAGCGATACTTCCGTGGGCCGGTCATGTGGATCGTGCTGGCCGTCCTTGCCGTGGTCGTGTTGATGCAGGTCGTCGGCTCGTCCGGCGGCTACAAGACGGTGGACACCGGCCAGGTCATTGCAGCGATCAACGACAACAAGGTCGAGTCTGCCAAGCTCACCACCGGTGACGAGCAGACCATCAAGGCCACGCTCAAAGACGGCACAAAGATCGAGGGCAGCTCGAAGATCCAGGCGAGCTACATCGGCGATCAGGGCGTGACCATTGCCAACACGCTGCAGACCAAGTACCAGGACAAGCAGATCCCGGACGGCTACACGGTCTCGCCGACGAAGCAGAACGCCTTCGTCGGGATCCTGCTGTCCCTGCTCCCCTTCGTCCTCATCGTGGTCGTCTTCCTGTTCCTGATGAATCAGATGCAGGGTGGCGGCTCCCGCGTCATGAACTTCGGCAAGTCCAAGGCGAAGCTCATCACCAAGGACACCCCGAAGACGACGTTCGCGGACGTCGCCGGTTCGGACGAGGCCGTCGAGGAGCTCCACGAGATCAAGGAGTTCCTGCAGGAGCCGGCGAAGTTCCAGGCCGTCGGCGCCAAGATCCCCAAGGGTGTGCTCCTGTACGGGCCTCCCGGTACGGGCAAGACCCTGCTCGCGCGCGCCGTCGCCGGCGAGGCGGGCGTCCCCTTCTACTCGATCTCCGGTTCCGACTTCGTCGAGATGTTCGTCGGCGTCGGCGCCTCCCGAGTCCGCGACCTGTTCGAGCAGGCCAAGGCGAACGCCCCGGCGATCGTCTTCGTCGACGAGATCGACGCGGTCGGCCGCCACCGCGGCGCCGGCCTCGGCGGCGGTCACGACGAGCGCGAGCAGACGCTGAACCAGCTGCTCGTCGAGATGGACGGCTTCGACGTGAAGGGCGGCGTGATCCTCATCGCCGCCACGAACCGGCCCGACATCCTCGACCCGGCGCTGCTGCGCCCCGGCCGCTTCGACCGCCAGATCGCGGTCGACCGTCCGGACATGCAGGGCCGTCTGGAGATCCTCAAGGTCCACCAGAAGGGCAAGCCGGTCGCGCCCGACGTCGACCTGGGCGCCGTCGCCCGCCGCACCCCCGGCTTCACGGGTGCCGATCTCGCCAACGTGCTGAACGAGGCCGCGCTGCTGACGGCCCGCTCGGACAAGAAGCTGATCGACAACCACAGCCTGGACGAGGCGATCGACCGTGTGGTCGCGGGCCCGCAGAAGCGGACCCGGATCATGTCGGACAAGGAGAAGAAGATCACCGCGTACCACGAGGGCGGCCACGCCCTGGTCGCGGCGGCTTCTCCCAACTCCGACCCGGTCCACAAGATCACGATCCTGTCCCGCGGCCGTGCGCTCGGGTACACGATGGTGCTCCCGGACGAGGACAAGTACTCCACCACCCGCAACGAGATGCTCGACCAGCTGGCCTACATGCTGGGCGGCCGCGCTGCGGAGGAGCTCGTCTTCCACGACCCGACGACCGGCGCTGCGAACGACATCGAGAAGGCCACCGCCACGGCCCGCGCGATGGTCACGCAGTACGGCATGACCGAGCGTCTGGGCGCGATCAAGTTCGGCGGCGACAACACCGAGCCGTTCCTCGGCCGTGAGATGGCTCACCAGCGCGACTACTCGGAAGAGGTCGCCGCGCTGGTGGACGAGGAAGTGAAGAAGCTCATCGAGAACGCGCACAACGAGGCCTGGGAGATCCTGGTCGAGAACCGCGACGTCCTCGACAACCTGGTGCTTCAGCTGCTGGAGCGGGAGACGCTGGGCAAGGAGGAGATCGCCGAGGTCTTCGCCTCCATCGTCAAGCGCCCGGCGCGGCCCGCCTGGACCGGCTCCTCGCGGCGTACGCCGTCCACCCGTCCGCCGGTGCTCTCCCCCAGGGAGCTCGCACTGACGAACGGCGCCAACGGCGCGACGCCGGCGATCTCCACCGCGAAGTCCACCGCGGCGGAGTCCGCCCCGGTGGCCGAGCCCGCCCCGGAGGACCGCCCCGAGAGCTGA
- a CDS encoding PH domain-containing protein, with protein sequence METGSPAGAEVTRSGPVWNGLPPELLRMRRLLLVVWLGLAALGVGLLLGLLVGPGWAAFALLPLAGIGWGWVLLGRNWRSWRYAERADDLLISRGVLWRQETVVPYGRMQLVEVTSGPVERHFGLASVQLHTAAAATDATIPGLDPDEAERLRDRLTELGEARSAGL encoded by the coding sequence ATGGAAACGGGGAGCCCCGCGGGCGCAGAGGTGACGAGGTCCGGACCGGTGTGGAACGGGCTGCCTCCGGAGCTGCTGCGGATGCGGCGGCTGTTGCTGGTGGTGTGGCTGGGGCTGGCGGCCCTCGGCGTCGGCCTGCTGCTCGGCCTGCTCGTCGGCCCGGGCTGGGCCGCCTTCGCGCTGCTGCCGCTGGCCGGGATCGGGTGGGGCTGGGTGCTGCTCGGCCGCAACTGGCGCTCCTGGCGGTATGCCGAGCGCGCCGACGACCTGCTGATCAGCCGGGGCGTGCTGTGGCGCCAGGAGACCGTCGTGCCGTACGGGCGCATGCAGCTCGTGGAGGTCACCTCCGGTCCCGTCGAGCGGCACTTCGGGCTGGCCAGCGTCCAGCTGCACACGGCGGCCGCCGCGACCGACGCGACCATCCCGGGGCTGGACCCGGACGAGGCGGAACGGCTGCGCGACCGGCTCACCGAGCTCGGCGAGGCCCGATCGGCGGGGCTGTGA
- the folP gene encoding dihydropteroate synthase: protein MSKQSGRGRVVGLPEWDRCAVMGVINVTPDSFSDGGRWFDTTAAVKHGLELVAEGADLVDVGGESTRPGATRVDEAEELRRVVPVVRGLASEGVVVSVDTMRASVAAQALAAGAALVNDVSGGLADPAMIPTVADAGAPFVVMHWRGFLEGGNVKGVYTDVVAEVVDELHARVDAVLAGGVSPDRIVVDPGLGFSKEADHDLSLLARLDRLHALGHPLLVAASRKRFLGRVLAGPEGAPPPARERDAATAAVSALAAHAGAWAVRVHEVRATADAVRVARAVEGAR, encoded by the coding sequence ATGAGCAAGCAGAGCGGGCGCGGGCGCGTCGTCGGCCTTCCGGAATGGGACCGCTGCGCGGTCATGGGGGTCATCAACGTGACCCCCGACTCCTTCTCCGACGGCGGCCGCTGGTTCGACACGACGGCCGCCGTCAAACACGGCCTCGAGCTCGTCGCCGAGGGCGCGGACCTGGTCGACGTCGGCGGCGAGTCCACCCGCCCCGGCGCCACCCGCGTGGACGAGGCGGAGGAACTGCGCCGGGTCGTCCCCGTCGTCCGCGGCCTCGCCTCCGAAGGCGTCGTCGTCTCCGTCGACACCATGCGCGCCTCCGTCGCCGCCCAGGCCCTCGCGGCCGGCGCCGCCCTCGTCAACGACGTCAGCGGCGGCCTCGCCGACCCGGCGATGATCCCGACCGTCGCCGACGCGGGCGCCCCCTTCGTCGTCATGCACTGGCGCGGCTTCCTCGAAGGCGGCAACGTCAAGGGCGTCTACACGGACGTCGTCGCCGAAGTCGTCGACGAACTCCACGCGCGCGTGGACGCCGTTCTGGCCGGCGGCGTCTCCCCCGACCGCATCGTCGTCGACCCGGGCCTCGGCTTCTCCAAGGAGGCCGACCACGACCTGTCCCTGCTCGCCCGCCTCGACCGGCTGCACGCCCTGGGCCACCCGCTGCTGGTCGCCGCCTCCCGTAAACGGTTCCTCGGCCGCGTCCTGGCCGGCCCGGAGGGCGCGCCGCCGCCCGCGCGGGAGCGCGACGCCGCCACGGCCGCCGTCTCCGCCCTCGCCGCGCACGCCGGCGCGTGGGCGGTACGCGTGCACGAGGTCCGTGCGACAGCGGACGCGGTACGGGTCGCACGCGCCGTGGAAGGAGCCCGGTGA
- a CDS encoding phosphatidylglycerol lysyltransferase domain-containing protein, which translates to MSGGVPHRSSRVRQIVRGPRPESVPALVGRACALVGLLDVAGGVFPRFRHSRMHTLAEVLPGAFGPFAAALSLSSGVLLLLLAHGLKRSKRRAWRAAVVLLPAGAVAQFVYRHSLVGALISVALLVPLVVHRDQFAALPDPRSRWRALANFVLMGAGSLMLGLVIVSVHPRRMIGDPSLADRITHVLYGLLGFEGPVDYQGNTSWTVAFSLGALGWITAVTTIYLAFRPEHPAARLTEEDETRLRALLEKHGRRDSLGHFALRRDKAVVFSPSGKAAVTYRVVSGVMLASGDPIGDVEAWPGAIERFMDEAKAHSWTPAVMGCSETGGEVWTRETGLDALELGDEAVVDVADFSLAGRAMRNVRQMVKRIERAGYETRVRRVRDVGEAELARIRRAAEDWRGTDTERGFSMALGRIGDPDDGDCLIATAHKTDPEPGEYGDLKAILHFVPWGTDGASLDLMRRDRSADPGMNELLIVAALQAAPKFGIARVSLNFAMFRSALARGEKIGAGPVLRAWRGLLVFLSRWFQIESLYKFNAKFQPRWEPRFVVYRASGDLPRIGFAAMQAEGFVNLALPLPRFLRRRSTAPRACAHAVAERDVRAA; encoded by the coding sequence ATGTCGGGCGGGGTTCCGCACCGATCAAGCCGGGTGCGGCAGATAGTGCGAGGTCCGCGCCCCGAGTCCGTACCCGCCCTCGTCGGCAGAGCCTGTGCCCTCGTGGGTCTGTTGGACGTGGCCGGGGGCGTCTTCCCGCGGTTCCGTCACAGCCGTATGCACACCCTGGCCGAGGTGCTGCCCGGTGCGTTCGGCCCGTTCGCGGCCGCGCTCTCGCTCAGCTCCGGCGTCCTGTTGCTGCTGCTCGCCCATGGCCTCAAGCGCTCCAAGCGGCGCGCGTGGCGGGCCGCCGTGGTGCTGCTGCCCGCGGGCGCGGTCGCGCAGTTCGTGTACCGGCACTCGCTGGTGGGCGCGCTCATCTCGGTCGCGCTCCTGGTGCCGCTGGTGGTGCACCGCGACCAGTTCGCGGCGCTGCCCGACCCGCGCAGCCGCTGGCGCGCGCTCGCCAACTTCGTCCTCATGGGCGCTGGTTCCCTCATGCTCGGTCTGGTCATCGTCAGCGTCCACCCGCGGCGCATGATCGGCGACCCGAGCCTGGCCGATCGCATTACGCACGTCCTGTACGGCCTCCTCGGCTTCGAGGGCCCGGTCGACTACCAGGGCAACACCTCCTGGACCGTCGCCTTCTCCCTCGGCGCCCTCGGCTGGATCACCGCGGTCACCACGATCTACCTCGCGTTCCGGCCCGAGCACCCGGCCGCCCGCCTCACCGAGGAGGACGAGACCCGGCTGCGCGCCCTGCTGGAGAAGCACGGCCGACGCGACTCCCTCGGCCACTTCGCGCTGCGCCGCGACAAGGCCGTCGTCTTCTCGCCCAGCGGCAAGGCGGCGGTGACCTACCGCGTCGTCTCCGGCGTGATGCTGGCCAGCGGCGACCCGATCGGCGACGTCGAGGCCTGGCCCGGCGCCATCGAGCGCTTCATGGACGAGGCCAAGGCCCACTCCTGGACGCCCGCCGTCATGGGCTGCTCGGAGACCGGCGGCGAGGTCTGGACCCGCGAGACCGGCCTGGACGCCCTGGAACTGGGCGACGAGGCGGTGGTGGACGTCGCGGATTTCTCCCTCGCCGGCCGCGCGATGCGCAACGTGCGCCAGATGGTCAAACGCATCGAACGCGCCGGTTACGAGACCCGGGTCCGGCGTGTCCGTGACGTCGGCGAGGCCGAGCTGGCGCGCATCCGACGGGCCGCGGAGGACTGGCGCGGCACCGACACCGAGCGCGGCTTCTCCATGGCGCTGGGCCGCATCGGCGACCCCGACGACGGCGACTGCCTCATCGCCACCGCCCACAAGACCGACCCCGAACCCGGCGAGTACGGCGATCTGAAGGCGATCCTGCACTTCGTGCCCTGGGGCACCGACGGTGCCTCGCTGGACCTGATGCGCCGCGACCGCTCGGCGGACCCGGGCATGAACGAGCTGCTGATCGTCGCCGCGCTCCAGGCCGCCCCGAAGTTCGGCATCGCGCGCGTGTCGCTCAACTTCGCCATGTTCCGCTCGGCGCTGGCCCGCGGCGAGAAGATCGGCGCGGGCCCGGTGCTGCGCGCCTGGCGCGGACTGCTGGTGTTCCTCTCGCGCTGGTTCCAGATCGAGTCCCTGTACAAGTTCAACGCCAAGTTCCAGCCCCGCTGGGAGCCCCGCTTCGTCGTCTACCGCGCCTCCGGCGACCTGCCCCGCATCGGCTTCGCCGCCATGCAGGCCGAGGGCTTCGTCAACCTCGCCCTCCCCCTGCCCCGCTTCCTGCGCCGCCGTTCCACCGCGCCCCGCGCGTGCGCGCACGCGGTGGCGGAGAGAGACGTACGGGCGGCGTGA
- the folB gene encoding dihydroneopterin aldolase, which translates to MDRVALRGLKARGYHGVFPKEREEGQTFIVDLVLGLDTRPAAADDDLAKTVHYGIVAEEVVAVVQGDPVDLIETLAERISQACLQHEGVQEVEVCVHKPDAPITVPFDDVTVTITRSRA; encoded by the coding sequence GTGGATCGTGTCGCGCTGCGCGGCCTCAAGGCCCGCGGGTACCACGGGGTGTTCCCCAAGGAACGCGAGGAGGGCCAGACCTTCATCGTGGACCTCGTCCTGGGCCTGGACACCCGCCCCGCGGCGGCCGACGACGACCTGGCGAAGACCGTGCACTACGGCATCGTGGCGGAGGAGGTCGTGGCGGTCGTGCAGGGCGATCCCGTCGACCTCATCGAGACCCTCGCCGAGCGCATCTCCCAGGCCTGTCTGCAACACGAAGGGGTACAAGAGGTCGAGGTCTGCGTCCACAAACCGGACGCGCCGATCACCGTGCCCTTCGACGACGTGACCGTCACCATCACCCGGAGCCGAGCATGA